The window TAGGGGAAGGAAGCGTTTTGTTTGAATCCCCACAACATGGGCTTTCTACAACTCAATATAAATGAGTTCAACACTACAACATTCCTGCCGATACTGTTTGTTGTTTCAAGTATTAATGTTTCAATTACAAATCTCCCAATCCCTAGTCTGATCCATTGTCCCAACTAGCAACTCGAAAAGTCTATGCCAATTAGCAACCCCTGCTTTCCTTTATAAACATAGTCGCATCTTACACTTCCAATCTTCCAAAGGTCATGAAAAAAAGCGAATAATACCCTGGCAGTGCCGGGTATGCTATGCTGAGTCTTGAGGCTCAGGACTTGCTCTGTGAAACCCCACTGATTGCATAAGCATATAGAAAGAATTAAACAATCAACCCATCCATACATCTGGATCATCATTGTCCGTCAGCAGACCAGGTTACCTTCCAGTTACACATGCTCAGCTTTGCAAAGCAACTGCTTGTGAGATGAGCTCTCCGAATGGAACCCACCACCAACCTGGTTATAGCTGCTTGGAAGGTGGTGCTGCTGCTTCTTTCCTCTGTGGGAGGATGATGAAGACAGGGCAAAGAGGTGCTGTTGCTGTTGGCCAGGAGAGCAGTTGGCACCGAGTCCCACTTCTAATGAAGTGTGTGTAGTTGTAGGCTGGATTTCTTGAGCACAAGGGATGAAAGGGGTAGTAGTCTCCGGTCTCCCATTGTGCCATTTGGGCAAATGGGACCCAGGAATTCCCGTGGATCTATAGGGTGTTGCCAGCTGGGATGCCCACATATGAGCTGATTGCGGGTGTTGCTGCTGTTTCACTAGGCCCGCATGACCCAAATGAGGTGGCCCATAGAATGGACTGCCCAAATATTGAGGGTGTTGCACTTGGACCTGATATCATGCAATACATATTGAAGACAACATGTGAAGACAACAAATAGAACTACAGGAATATTGAAGGACATTGTAAGAAAGACAAGATTGGAGTTATTTGGCTACTatcacataatcacataaaAAGTGATATGTGAACATATCCACATGGAATTAATATGATACAAGGATCTGTGAAGTAGATCAAGAAAGGTAGATAGCATGCAGTCTGCTCACCCTTATTTATCTCCTTATCTCATCCTCATGAAACATATGGTCAAGAATTAGTAACACACGTAAGGGCAAAATGTTTGTATCAAATGGATGGTCGGGAGGCCCATGTCAGCTTTCCATGTTATAAGAGAAACAGTTCCCATGCAGAGAAGAAAGTTTACCAATGAGCAAGGCAAAGTCTACCAACAAACCAGGCAAAACTTCATCAGCTCTTACAATTCAATTCTGAATTTACTATGTTTTATCTCCTAGGTAGTCTCCAATTTCTACAATTCGTCGCAATATAAAGAGATTTACCTGCTGtcctgttgctgctgctgtgaGCTGGTCCGGATAAGGACTAGAGGAATAACGAGTATGCGGCATGGAGAAAGGCAAGAGTGGATGGTGCTGGACAATTGAATGTAGGTAAGGAACATGCAGTTGTGCAGGTTGCTCCATTCCATTCCCTAGTAGAATACTTCCCCTCTTCTTGTTAATATTGTCGGTATAACTAGCTTCTAAGCCACCATCACCAGATGCCAAGGACAAAAAATTACAATTCTGTCGAGGAACAGAAATCCATCAGAACAATGAGAAAGAAAATGTGAATGATGACAATAAAGTTACCTGATTCTGCTGAGCATACATCCCAGATGTTGTAGCAGCCTCTTTTTTATCTTGCTGGATCTTCTTCTCCAATGGAATACCAAGTCTCTGATCATTCAGAGTCTTCTTAGTAGGAGAAACATTAATGGTGCTGGCAGAGATAACCCCATTCAAACCATCTCTCGTCATAGGATTGCTGTTTTCCACAAGACCTGACTGCATTCCTTCCTTTGCTTTCAATTGATGAGAAGGAATTGACAACCTACCAGTCTCATCAGCAGTTCGGGATGCCTGTATTAGATGGCTTATGTAGACATGAGCTACACATTTCTTCCAAGACTGGTTTCTCTCAACCACTGGTGAAACCTGTCAAGCGTAAAATACATCATGAACTTGATCAGAAAGACAGAAAGGGTATATAAGACATAATTTGGGTATAACAATTGCTTAAGAAGGAATTGTTAGGACAGTTTTGAAGACTTGCCACCAGAAAAGGAACACCAGATGGAAGGATCAAGATTAGGATAAATACTTAAAATAAGCAGTCATGATCACCTTTTCAGTCGAAACAATATTTTCTGCAGAGCTGGGTCTAATGGAACAAGTGGCTGTATCAAGCCAAGCTGGGGCTTTGGTTGAAGAGGGCCTGAAAAAACCAGGTTTGCCTGAACTAGTAACAAAggaaaataacatggaactaacTAGGAAGTTCGACAATTAATAAGTAAAAGAAAGTTACCGTTGTAAAGACTGATGAAGCCCATCAACACATAATCCTGCTGTATACAAACCAGGCCACAGAACTGGACCCCCTTTTTTATTGAACCAGCATCAAAGTGCAGATAATAAGAGTATTGACAGAGTCAAAAATTACAATACTGACAAGGTTTCCTGAGTTTAAATTTCTTCTTCCTAAAACACCAGATGATAAGATACTACCTTCTGTACATGCAAGACACGACACATTGTCTTTGGTCCCATTAATAGGATGCTGTTGTCCCTGTTCCACTTCAATACCTGTAACCTGAAAATTTACCCaagacaataaaaaaatctGTCTGTTAATTAGACAAATGcgttttgaatttgaagatgGAAGCTTACAGGCCAAAACATGTTCTCTGTTCTTCTCTTAAGAAGATGGTTATCATGTTGTTCTGGCTGTACCAATCTGCAAtggatcaaaaagaaaaaagtgggAAAGAATTGTTAGTTTATTTACTAATTAACTCAAGGTTCTTTGACAGAGAGACACCCACCCAGTATTTGGGCATAGTTCAGATGGATCTCTCAATCTCTCAGCATTGCAAAATGGCATTTCACCAGTCTTAGACAACAAAGGAACCCTATGGAGATCGGCATGAATCGGAGGACCACTTGATCCTATACCAAACTTCTGGTTATCAGTGGAGGGTTGCTCCGGTGTAGTGCACTCAGTCAAGTTGCTGACTACTGGATCTCCAGTCAAGCTTTCTGTATTGCTAGCCTCAGTAGTGTTAGAGGCAAGTGGTAATTTCTTGAGTTCCTCTACTGGAGCTGTAATcaaatgaaaaagaattttgTTAAGGAGATGAAAATCTCTTGTTTCATGAAGTGATATAAAATTCAGAACAGGGAAATGAACAAGACCTTCAGAGGCAGGCACTGAGCTCTCTTTAGCCTCTGGCAATGAAGAAGACTTAGTTTCTGAAGTTTTATCATCAACTTGATGCCCAACAGGGTTGTCGGGGACCATTCTGGCCAAAGCATACAAAGTCTCCACGACTTCTTCCTCGTCCTTAGTAATAGGTCCAGAGATGGGATGCTTCAAGTACCCGTCTGAGCCACCAACTTGCTTCTGCAAAACCCACCAACCTCACAATCAAAAGGTACTACAATGAACAAGATGCAAGAAGAAGAGGCGAACAAACAAATTCCCATGACTAACCATCCCCTGTTTCACTTTCTTCACACCATTGATTTGGGGTGTTTCAATTCTATTTAAATTCAAGGTATCACACAGCTTCTTTGCTGCCAGGGAAGGTGGTGACATGGATTCACGAGTACGCTTGCTCATAGCTGCAAAATCCAGAAAAGTTTCTTACGAGTTACAACTAGTATTTCCTGGAAATAGTAGAGATGAGAAGATTTAGGATGAAGGTTCTTCACAAGAAATGGCAGAACAAATTGAAGAGAACATGAGAATTTCTCAGGggagtaaaaataaataaaaggtaacAAATCAAATTAAGCAAGGTATGATTATATTAGAAGAAAGTTCAAAACAGTGAAGAGGGAGCTGAAATCTTTCTAATTCTTTATTGACCCATCACACACCTGACCGTAGCTTCCGTGGGACAGCAGTGGGATCAACGCCATTGCATTCATCAAATGACtgaaagggaaacccaaaaggaTTAGCAAAAAGAtttggagagaaagaaagagagagcgaTAATTGGTAATTTAGTAGCAATTACGAAGAGTAGCCCACCTTTCTGGGAAACTTTGTCCTCTTGCTACTACCAGTAgttggtggtggcagtggttgCAGCGGTTGGCGGAGCTCCTCTTCTCCTTCAGAACCGCCGACCATTTCGCTGTCTTCGATGCTTGAACTGCCGCCTCTGCCTACGTGATTGGAACCTTTAACTTTCTCCTTCTTCGATCTTTCCGGAGAATCCGCATTCCCTGCACCGTTCAGAGCTGCAGATAGAGATAGCAAcgaaaagaagaacaaaatataATCCACAtaaacaactccaaaaaggattatttttcaattaaaaaaatggaaaagctaTATCGAATTAACGAGGTGGACACATCGACATTATTTTATCACAAAGCTTCCAAAGAAACAAACAAGAATAAACAGATAAAGACAAGACGagaaattttgtttcttcttcgtcttctgaAACGTAAATTTGaacccaaaagaaggagaaTTCGGTCATCATCGTACCCTTACCGGAGATAAGTTTGTGTCCAGATCGCTTAGTACGTCTCAACTCTCGGGGCTTGTCCATTTCTGGGTTGCTTACATCGATGGATAACACCTTCCACGGTCCCAATTGATTGAACCAACCTCAGAAAACGAAAGACAGAATTTCTCGAGTGACCCCCAGATTCTTCTGCTCCTCTATCAAGCAAGGTCCTTCAGtagaagataaaaaagaaaaaggaaaaacgacCCTGGTTTATCagttacaacttacaataaAAGATCTTTGTTTTGATCCATTACATTTCTATTTTAACAATCGAAACACTCAGAACAAAGGAAAtgagaactgaagaagaagaagaacccaagAAGTGAAAGCGAATTTAAAGCCGAGATGATCTATCGGACTAAATGAAAGGTGGGTAGGTGtttgtttttccttatttttgttTAACGACGATAACGTCGGGAAGGAAACCGAAAAAAGGGGGGCTGGGGGATTCGCGTTTTCCGaagaaaataaaaccaattttgtTTACATATGTCTCTTTCTCCCTGTTTCTCTCCTTCACTGtctctatatttctcttctccctcttccttgCTTGACACAGAAGGAGCTTGAGAAGTGGTGTGGGTGAGAAATCAAAGATacaggaaaagagagaaatcgaAAAAGTCATCAAAGAGAACCAAAAAGGGAAAGGCGAATTCGTTCCTCATTTCAGAGGAATCGGGTTCTTCACGAACTAAAGCAGATAGAGATAAAGATTGACAAAATGGCACCCGAAGGTATCacgagagggagaaagaaagaacaaacttagtgagagaaaatataaacaaatgaaaaagaaagaaaagaaaaagcttgGGAAAAGTTCAAAATCCGTgaaataattttaaaagaaaaatcccattGGAAATGCGCTGCGATCTCGTAAAAAAAAGTCTCACAAATCTCCTCGAACGAAACCCATTTCTGAGTTCTGTCAAACCTTTGAATCTCCAGCTTTTTGGCAGATTTAACTCGCCAAAGCTCTCTGTAGAATACCAAAAACAGAAAACCGTCTTCTTCTCATCCCATCAAACCACGAATATTCATGAATCAATAAAACAGCTGAACCCCATTTGGAAAACAATTAATGAAGAAATGCCCAAATTTGGATCCTAGCTCAAACCCTGCTTCGGAATTCATACATCAGTAGATGCAGgagatatagagagagaaaagaagggacaaaaaaaaaaaaaaaaaaaaaaaaaaaacctttaagCCCAAAAAACAATCCGCAGCAAACCAAGATCATAATGCATTCGATCTTTCAAAACTAGCTACCTATTGTGTGCATTGAATTTGAATCCAGCTCTATTGAAGCTGAAAACCGCTCACATAGTCCAGAAGACGGAAGATCCGAAGCTTTTTCTCTCTGCAAATCGAGTTTAAATGAATCAGGAAACGGATTCtgtctcactcactctctcaatttattgctttattCCTCTAATTCCTATTATATATAACAGTTTTATCAGATTTGGCCAAGTAATAAAAGCGATCATTCGGTTCATCCATGAATCATCATAGGTGGACTACTGCCCATGAATGCCACCGCGTACGGTGTACTCATCAACCGTCCGATCCCCTTGGAAGAGCCAAGTGTATTCCATGTAGGACAGTATCTCTCTCTCGTGGGCTAAGATGCCAACGTGTAAGGTGACCCAGGGTGGCAGCCCCGATCGTGTGAGGTGACCCGGGATGGCTGATTCGGAACTCGCAACTCGGAGTGGCGATTGTGACGGTTAACGCCTttcagaaatcaaaatcaaagtaACCGAAACGGCTATAATTATTTCCATCAGACGGCCATCAATGCAAGTGAAGGAGTGATTTGGATGCCACGTGTACAAAAAAGGTCAAGGAAGAAAGCCTGGAGAATCTCTGAGAAGCAGTACTTTTTGTGTTATCCTTTCTGTACCTACATCCACTGTACCATATTCTGATCGTGTCAGGTGAGAGTCCAGACTCGGGACTCACGACTCAGGTTCTAATTGAGACCATTTTTTCACTAAAGGGTAATACGGTATAGTCTGCACAAGAATTGGAACCAATGAAAAGATGGACTAGGGCATTGATCATGAGGAGGTGATCATTTGACCATCCCTATGAGAGGTACAGGTTGTACGCAGCTTCGTAGTAAtccttcacccaaaaaatatataggaGGGCTCGTTTTCTCTTTAAGAACACATCAACACACCTTTTCTGATCAATTGCTCAAACACGCACTCTCATTGATCGAGGCACTAATGCAACATACTCCGgaataaaaatacaataaacATTCTAACCAACAAGGTAGGCCACGGACATTGAAGAAATTAGGTGATTTTATCCAATCATTAGTGAGCATGAttttaagtatcagtatcagattGACGGATATGGCAAATGTCCGATCTTAGTACTTGGCCAATATCATATGAATTAGACGATATGGATCAAaggctaaaaaaataaaaataaaaaatattatttttaagatAAAATATAGGTATTTCTATCAAATATAGGTTACTTGATATTGATCCGTTTAGATATCATAGCAGTTTTGGGATGGTGGATACCCATTTTGATCACACGTACTAAAATTAGAGGGAGGAGGGAAGGGGAGCC is drawn from Macadamia integrifolia cultivar HAES 741 chromosome 7, SCU_Mint_v3, whole genome shotgun sequence and contains these coding sequences:
- the LOC122083362 gene encoding uncharacterized protein LOC122083362 isoform X5, translated to MDKPRELRRTKRSGHKLISGKALNGAGNADSPERSKKEKVKGSNHVGRGGSSSIEDSEMVGGSEGEEELRQPLQPLPPPTTGSSKRTKFPRKSFDECNGVDPTAVPRKLRSAMSKRTRESMSPPSLAAKKLCDTLNLNRIETPQINGVKKVKQGMKQVGGSDGYLKHPISGPITKDEEEVVETLYALARMVPDNPVGHQVDDKTSETKSSSLPEAKESSVPASEAPVEELKKLPLASNTTEASNTESLTGDPVVSNLTECTTPEQPSTDNQKFGIGSSGPPIHADLHRVPLLSKTGEMPFCNAERLRDPSELCPNTGLVQPEQHDNHLLKRRTENMFWPVTGIEVEQGQQHPINGTKDNVSCLACTEGGPVLWPGLYTAGLCVDGLHQSLQRPSSTKAPAWLDTATCSIRPSSAENIVSTEKVSPVVERNQSWKKCVAHVYISHLIQASRTADETGRLSIPSHQLKAKEGMQSGLVENSNPMTRDGLNGVISASTINVSPTKKTLNDQRLGIPLEKKIQQDKKEAATTSGMYAQQNQNCNFLSLASGDGGLEASYTDNINKKRGSILLGNGMEQPAQLHVPYLHSIVQHHPLLPFSMPHTRYSSSPYPDQLTAAATGQQTLPCSLVNFLLCMGTVSLITWKADMGLPTIHLIQTFCPYVCY
- the LOC122083362 gene encoding uncharacterized protein LOC122083362 isoform X3: MDKPRELRRTKRSGHKLISGKGNADSPERSKKEKVKGSNHVGRGGSSSIEDSEMVGGSEGEEELRQPLQPLPPPTTGSSKRTKFPRKSFDECNGVDPTAVPRKLRSAMSKRTRESMSPPSLAAKKLCDTLNLNRIETPQINGVKKVKQGMKQVGGSDGYLKHPISGPITKDEEEVVETLYALARMVPDNPVGHQVDDKTSETKSSSLPEAKESSVPASEAPVEELKKLPLASNTTEASNTESLTGDPVVSNLTECTTPEQPSTDNQKFGIGSSGPPIHADLHRVPLLSKTGEMPFCNAERLRDPSELCPNTGLVQPEQHDNHLLKRRTENMFWPVTGIEVEQGQQHPINGTKDNVSCLACTEGGPVLWPGLYTAGLCVDGLHQSLQRPSSTKAPAWLDTATCSIRPSSAENIVSTEKVSPVVERNQSWKKCVAHVYISHLIQASRTADETGRLSIPSHQLKAKEGMQSGLVENSNPMTRDGLNGVISASTINVSPTKKTLNDQRLGIPLEKKIQQDKKEAATTSGMYAQQNQNCNFLSLASGDGGLEASYTDNINKKRGSILLGNGMEQPAQLHVPYLHSIVQHHPLLPFSMPHTRYSSSPYPDQLTAAATGQQVQVQHPQYLGSPFYGPPHLGHAGLVKQQQHPQSAHMWASQLATPYRSTGIPGSHLPKWHNGRPETTTPFIPCAQEIQPTTTHTSLEVGLGANCSPGQQQQHLFALSSSSSHRGKKQQHHLPSSYNQVGGGFHSESSSHKQLLCKAEHV
- the LOC122083362 gene encoding uncharacterized protein LOC122083362 isoform X2, whose amino-acid sequence is MDKPRELRRTKRSGHKLISALNGAGNADSPERSKKEKVKGSNHVGRGGSSSIEDSEMVGGSEGEEELRQPLQPLPPPTTGSSKRTKFPRKSFDECNGVDPTAVPRKLRSAMSKRTRESMSPPSLAAKKLCDTLNLNRIETPQINGVKKVKQGMKQVGGSDGYLKHPISGPITKDEEEVVETLYALARMVPDNPVGHQVDDKTSETKSSSLPEAKESSVPASEAPVEELKKLPLASNTTEASNTESLTGDPVVSNLTECTTPEQPSTDNQKFGIGSSGPPIHADLHRVPLLSKTGEMPFCNAERLRDPSELCPNTGLVQPEQHDNHLLKRRTENMFWPVTGIEVEQGQQHPINGTKDNVSCLACTEGGPVLWPGLYTAGLCVDGLHQSLQRPSSTKAPAWLDTATCSIRPSSAENIVSTEKVSPVVERNQSWKKCVAHVYISHLIQASRTADETGRLSIPSHQLKAKEGMQSGLVENSNPMTRDGLNGVISASTINVSPTKKTLNDQRLGIPLEKKIQQDKKEAATTSGMYAQQNQNCNFLSLASGDGGLEASYTDNINKKRGSILLGNGMEQPAQLHVPYLHSIVQHHPLLPFSMPHTRYSSSPYPDQLTAAATGQQVQVQHPQYLGSPFYGPPHLGHAGLVKQQQHPQSAHMWASQLATPYRSTGIPGSHLPKWHNGRPETTTPFIPCAQEIQPTTTHTSLEVGLGANCSPGQQQQHLFALSSSSSHRGKKQQHHLPSSYNQVGGGFHSESSSHKQLLCKAEHV
- the LOC122083362 gene encoding uncharacterized protein LOC122083362 isoform X4, which translates into the protein MDKPRELRRTKRSGHKLISGNADSPERSKKEKVKGSNHVGRGGSSSIEDSEMVGGSEGEEELRQPLQPLPPPTTGSSKRTKFPRKSFDECNGVDPTAVPRKLRSAMSKRTRESMSPPSLAAKKLCDTLNLNRIETPQINGVKKVKQGMKQVGGSDGYLKHPISGPITKDEEEVVETLYALARMVPDNPVGHQVDDKTSETKSSSLPEAKESSVPASEAPVEELKKLPLASNTTEASNTESLTGDPVVSNLTECTTPEQPSTDNQKFGIGSSGPPIHADLHRVPLLSKTGEMPFCNAERLRDPSELCPNTGLVQPEQHDNHLLKRRTENMFWPVTGIEVEQGQQHPINGTKDNVSCLACTEGGPVLWPGLYTAGLCVDGLHQSLQRPSSTKAPAWLDTATCSIRPSSAENIVSTEKVSPVVERNQSWKKCVAHVYISHLIQASRTADETGRLSIPSHQLKAKEGMQSGLVENSNPMTRDGLNGVISASTINVSPTKKTLNDQRLGIPLEKKIQQDKKEAATTSGMYAQQNQNCNFLSLASGDGGLEASYTDNINKKRGSILLGNGMEQPAQLHVPYLHSIVQHHPLLPFSMPHTRYSSSPYPDQLTAAATGQQVQVQHPQYLGSPFYGPPHLGHAGLVKQQQHPQSAHMWASQLATPYRSTGIPGSHLPKWHNGRPETTTPFIPCAQEIQPTTTHTSLEVGLGANCSPGQQQQHLFALSSSSSHRGKKQQHHLPSSYNQVGGGFHSESSSHKQLLCKAEHV
- the LOC122083362 gene encoding uncharacterized protein LOC122083362 isoform X1; this encodes MDKPRELRRTKRSGHKLISGKALNGAGNADSPERSKKEKVKGSNHVGRGGSSSIEDSEMVGGSEGEEELRQPLQPLPPPTTGSSKRTKFPRKSFDECNGVDPTAVPRKLRSAMSKRTRESMSPPSLAAKKLCDTLNLNRIETPQINGVKKVKQGMKQVGGSDGYLKHPISGPITKDEEEVVETLYALARMVPDNPVGHQVDDKTSETKSSSLPEAKESSVPASEAPVEELKKLPLASNTTEASNTESLTGDPVVSNLTECTTPEQPSTDNQKFGIGSSGPPIHADLHRVPLLSKTGEMPFCNAERLRDPSELCPNTGLVQPEQHDNHLLKRRTENMFWPVTGIEVEQGQQHPINGTKDNVSCLACTEGGPVLWPGLYTAGLCVDGLHQSLQRPSSTKAPAWLDTATCSIRPSSAENIVSTEKVSPVVERNQSWKKCVAHVYISHLIQASRTADETGRLSIPSHQLKAKEGMQSGLVENSNPMTRDGLNGVISASTINVSPTKKTLNDQRLGIPLEKKIQQDKKEAATTSGMYAQQNQNCNFLSLASGDGGLEASYTDNINKKRGSILLGNGMEQPAQLHVPYLHSIVQHHPLLPFSMPHTRYSSSPYPDQLTAAATGQQVQVQHPQYLGSPFYGPPHLGHAGLVKQQQHPQSAHMWASQLATPYRSTGIPGSHLPKWHNGRPETTTPFIPCAQEIQPTTTHTSLEVGLGANCSPGQQQQHLFALSSSSSHRGKKQQHHLPSSYNQVGGGFHSESSSHKQLLCKAEHV